A single window of Syntrophotalea acetylenica DNA harbors:
- the crcB gene encoding fluoride efflux transporter CrcB, whose amino-acid sequence MQVVFIAVFGACGCISRYLVSGWVYALVGRGLPYGTLAVNMIGSLLLGLIMEGGLRSAVLPAELRMGITTGFMGGFTTFSTFSYETVRLLEDGSVIAAGANILLNVIVSVLFAALGIWLARQI is encoded by the coding sequence ATGCAAGTAGTTTTTATAGCTGTTTTCGGTGCGTGTGGCTGCATATCGCGGTATCTGGTTTCCGGCTGGGTTTATGCGCTGGTGGGGAGGGGGCTGCCCTACGGAACGCTGGCTGTCAATATGATCGGTTCGCTGCTGCTTGGCCTGATCATGGAGGGTGGCTTGCGCAGTGCGGTGCTTCCGGCTGAGCTGCGCATGGGCATTACCACGGGCTTTATGGGCGGATTCACAACTTTTTCAACCTTTTCCTACGAAACAGTGCGTTTGCTCGAAGATGGCAGTGTTATTGCCGCCGGTGCGAATATCCTGTTGAATGTTATTGTATCTGTGCTGTTTGCCGCGCTCGGAATATGGCTGGCGCGGCAGATATGA
- the mqnE gene encoding aminofutalosine synthase MqnE, translating to MMSLPEIAAKVDAGMRLGEAEAGFLLQCPDLLAVGRLAALANHRMHGNRVYFNVNRHINYTNLCVNRCAFCAFRRDEGDVDGYSLDLEEVAARAAAAAAAGATEVHVVGGLHPHLPLEFYEEMLRTIHKSGPGLHIKAFTAVELAHFATVAQLPLEEVIDRLRAAGLQSLPGGGAEIFAERARLQLCPEKISGDRWLEVMGMVHRSGLRSNATMLFGHLETPAERIGHMARLRALQDETGGFQAFVALPFQDRATRLDGVRGPGGVDILKTLAVARLFLDNIPHIKAYWVMLGVKLAQVSLAFGVNDLDGTVVEEQIGHRAGAVSPQALSREGLVRLIRKAGRIPVERDSLYRELKREPDAC from the coding sequence ATGATGTCTCTGCCCGAAATCGCGGCAAAAGTCGATGCCGGCATGCGTCTCGGTGAAGCCGAGGCCGGTTTTTTGTTGCAGTGCCCGGATTTGCTGGCCGTTGGCCGATTGGCGGCTCTGGCCAACCATCGAATGCACGGCAACAGGGTGTACTTCAATGTCAACCGGCATATCAATTACACCAACCTGTGCGTGAACCGCTGTGCTTTCTGTGCCTTCCGGCGCGATGAAGGGGACGTGGACGGTTATAGTCTTGACCTCGAGGAAGTTGCGGCGCGGGCCGCAGCCGCAGCGGCCGCAGGAGCGACCGAGGTGCACGTGGTGGGAGGGCTGCATCCGCACCTGCCGCTGGAATTTTACGAAGAGATGCTGCGTACCATTCACAAGTCCGGCCCGGGTCTGCATATCAAGGCCTTTACCGCTGTGGAACTCGCGCATTTCGCTACCGTTGCGCAATTGCCGCTGGAAGAGGTTATCGACCGTCTGCGGGCGGCGGGGCTGCAATCCCTGCCCGGCGGCGGTGCCGAGATCTTTGCCGAACGGGCCAGGTTGCAACTCTGTCCGGAAAAAATTTCAGGCGATCGCTGGCTGGAGGTTATGGGCATGGTCCATCGGTCCGGCCTGCGTTCCAATGCCACCATGCTGTTTGGTCACCTGGAGACACCCGCCGAACGCATCGGGCATATGGCCCGCCTGCGCGCCCTGCAGGACGAAACGGGCGGATTCCAGGCCTTTGTGGCTTTGCCGTTTCAGGACAGGGCGACGCGGCTCGACGGGGTGCGGGGTCCGGGCGGGGTGGATATCCTCAAAACCCTGGCGGTGGCACGGCTGTTTCTCGACAATATTCCTCATATCAAGGCGTACTGGGTGATGCTTGGTGTCAAACTGGCCCAGGTGTCCCTCGCGTTTGGCGTCAACGATCTGGACGGCACGGTAGTGGAGGAGCAGATCGGCCACCGGGCCGGCGCCGTTTCGCCCCAGGCCTTGAGCCGGGAGGGCCTGGTGCGGCTGATCCGCAAAGCCGGCCGTATCCCGGTGGAGCGCGACAGCCTGTACCGGGAACTGAAGCGGGAGCCGGACGCATGTTGA
- a CDS encoding RT0821/Lpp0805 family surface protein, producing the protein MLRKASLLAIVLAIAGSATASFGQPAEGLHQSEQLAMSDTLQYSLENNPANEVAQWVNPDTGHSGSVVPLQTYTNEAGQPCREFVTTIVIGGREEQGFGTACRQADGSWQIVADSNDGVQDPPPQTDVYVVSPPASYAYGYYPYYPSAYYYYPSSFYYPFNIYLSFSYIYRSGHLHYGLYYLDGPRFRYRHPVHIRSRVYMGSRFFERHRWYYRPTEHYRHRVSVPAPAHRERYDRRRTYHRQEPVRQAPRRSPELRQPVQRREPNIYRSPERQQRSEQHRTSYRRPVIAPDQAGTDRHYRTPVRQQNQGSRQSGIEQRQQGFKAERRSPRTDQRSPSAGQERATRQAERSVNRTRQQGSGSQPGGFGARQRSR; encoded by the coding sequence ATGTTAAGGAAGGCATCACTATTGGCTATTGTGCTGGCGATTGCAGGCAGCGCCACCGCAAGTTTCGGCCAGCCCGCCGAAGGTCTTCACCAGTCGGAGCAGCTGGCCATGTCGGACACTCTGCAGTATTCTCTGGAAAACAATCCCGCCAACGAGGTCGCGCAGTGGGTCAACCCGGATACGGGGCATTCCGGTTCGGTGGTGCCGTTGCAGACTTATACCAACGAAGCAGGACAGCCGTGCCGTGAATTCGTTACCACCATCGTGATTGGGGGCCGAGAGGAGCAGGGCTTCGGAACAGCTTGCCGCCAGGCCGACGGTTCATGGCAGATTGTCGCGGACAGCAATGACGGTGTTCAGGACCCGCCCCCGCAAACCGACGTTTATGTAGTTTCGCCTCCGGCGTCTTATGCCTATGGGTACTATCCTTATTACCCGAGTGCCTATTACTACTATCCGTCGAGTTTTTACTATCCCTTCAATATCTATCTGAGCTTCAGTTACATTTATCGAAGCGGACATCTGCACTACGGGCTCTATTATCTGGATGGTCCACGCTTCCGCTATCGTCACCCGGTGCATATCCGTTCCCGGGTTTATATGGGGTCGCGTTTTTTCGAGCGTCACCGCTGGTATTACCGGCCGACCGAACATTACCGTCATCGCGTTTCCGTGCCGGCGCCGGCGCACAGGGAACGCTATGACCGGCGCCGGACATACCACAGGCAGGAGCCTGTAAGGCAGGCACCCCGCAGGTCCCCGGAGTTACGCCAGCCTGTTCAGCGTCGTGAGCCGAACATATACCGCTCGCCGGAGAGGCAGCAACGATCCGAGCAGCACCGCACTTCTTACCGCCGACCGGTCATCGCCCCGGATCAGGCGGGCACGGATAGGCATTATCGTACCCCGGTCAGGCAGCAGAACCAGGGCTCCCGCCAGAGCGGAATCGAGCAGCGTCAGCAAGGTTTCAAAGCCGAGCGGCGCAGCCCCCGAACCGATCAGCGTTCCCCTTCTGCCGGGCAGGAGCGCGCAACCCGGCAGGCAGAGCGTTCCGTCAACCGGACGCGTCAGCAGGGATCGGGCTCTCAGCCTGGTGGGTTTGGCGCCCGGCAGCGCAGCCGCTGA
- the amrS gene encoding AmmeMemoRadiSam system radical SAM enzyme has protein sequence MHEAMLYDKMPDNRVRCRLCAHRCIIDDGHRGICQVRENREGVLCTLVYGRTISQSVDPIEKKPLFHFYPGSRSFSIATPGCNFRCAWCQNWEISQMPRERHLIGGHPATPDQLVEEARRTGCRSIAYTYTEPTVFFEYAQDTARLARAAGLGNVFVTNGYMTCETLDIAASWLDAANVDLKAFRDATYRRHIGARLQPVLDSLKKMKDLGIWLEVTTLVMPGLNDDPAELRELVEYIVRELGCDTPWHISRFFPGYRMRDVPPTPVATLRQAEEIGRTAGLRYIYLGNVAESADTLCPGCGRELIRRLGFQVAENAIPRNGCCPACGETVAGVGMAGMD, from the coding sequence ATGCATGAGGCGATGCTTTACGACAAAATGCCGGATAACCGGGTACGCTGCCGCCTGTGCGCGCACCGCTGCATCATAGACGACGGCCACCGGGGAATCTGCCAGGTCCGGGAAAATCGCGAAGGAGTTCTCTGCACCCTGGTGTACGGCCGCACCATCAGTCAGTCGGTCGACCCGATAGAAAAAAAACCGCTGTTTCACTTTTATCCGGGGTCCCGGTCTTTTTCCATCGCTACCCCGGGGTGCAATTTCCGCTGCGCCTGGTGCCAGAACTGGGAGATCTCCCAGATGCCCCGCGAACGGCACCTCATCGGTGGACATCCCGCCACGCCGGACCAACTCGTCGAAGAAGCCAGGCGCACCGGCTGCCGTTCCATCGCCTATACCTACACCGAACCGACGGTCTTCTTCGAGTACGCCCAGGATACCGCCCGCCTGGCCAGGGCCGCCGGCCTGGGCAATGTTTTTGTCACCAATGGCTACATGACCTGCGAAACACTGGATATCGCCGCCTCCTGGCTCGATGCCGCCAATGTTGACCTGAAAGCGTTCCGGGACGCGACCTACCGCCGCCACATCGGCGCCAGACTGCAGCCGGTACTCGACAGTCTGAAAAAAATGAAGGATCTCGGCATCTGGCTCGAAGTGACTACCCTGGTCATGCCGGGGCTTAACGACGATCCGGCGGAACTCAGGGAGCTGGTCGAGTACATTGTCCGGGAGCTGGGTTGCGACACTCCCTGGCACATCAGCCGCTTTTTCCCCGGATACCGGATGCGCGATGTACCGCCAACGCCGGTCGCCACCTTGCGCCAGGCGGAGGAAATCGGCCGCACCGCGGGCCTGCGCTACATCTACCTGGGCAACGTGGCGGAAAGCGCCGACACCTTGTGCCCCGGCTGCGGCAGGGAGCTGATCCGCCGCCTCGGGTTCCAGGTAGCGGAAAACGCCATCCCGCGGAATGGGTGTTGCCCGGCCTGCGGCGAAACCGTGGCGGGGGTCGGCATGGCCGGAATGGATTAG
- the nifE gene encoding nitrogenase iron-molybdenum cofactor biosynthesis protein NifE: MATKPKIRELLDESACAHNSTRKAGCHVTVPGATSGGCAFEGAQITLFPYADAAHLVHGPITCIGASWQTRLSHTSWPGRDMTQMGLTTGVCSNDVVFGGEAKLRASIDYIVAQYAPQAVFVYSTCVTAMIGDDIDAVCRQAQQDHGIPMIPVHAPGFVGSKNLGSRLAGEAVLTHLVGTLEPAEITPFDINLIGEYNVTGDMWQYTPLLEKLGIRVLSTLSGDGRIARIRTAHRARLNVLVCAKSLVSMPRKMQERYGIPFISVSFYGKRDTSAAILAIAEALGDADLITRTRQLIACEEARLQARLAPFRKIFHGRKAVLNTGGNKSWSIASALQDLGFEVVATSVRKSTEADKEKARRYLGEQAVLMTDPGSQQARIIDETGADLLLAGGRSLYTAIKKKIAFADVNQEKKKSYGGYQGLLNLAEDLKNALENPVFKNVARRAPWEN, translated from the coding sequence TTGGCAACCAAACCCAAAATTCGTGAACTGCTCGACGAGAGCGCCTGCGCGCATAACAGCACCAGAAAGGCCGGTTGCCATGTGACGGTGCCCGGCGCCACCAGCGGCGGCTGCGCTTTTGAAGGGGCGCAGATAACGCTATTCCCCTATGCCGACGCCGCCCATCTGGTGCACGGCCCGATAACCTGCATCGGCGCTTCCTGGCAGACCCGCCTCAGCCATACGAGCTGGCCGGGGCGGGACATGACGCAGATGGGTCTCACCACCGGTGTCTGCAGCAACGACGTGGTTTTCGGCGGCGAGGCGAAGCTGCGGGCATCGATCGATTACATCGTAGCGCAGTACGCGCCTCAGGCGGTGTTTGTCTACAGTACCTGCGTTACGGCGATGATCGGCGACGACATTGACGCGGTCTGCCGACAGGCGCAGCAGGACCATGGCATACCCATGATACCGGTGCATGCTCCGGGCTTTGTCGGCAGCAAGAACCTTGGCAGCCGGCTGGCCGGCGAAGCGGTGCTGACCCATCTTGTCGGCACCCTTGAACCGGCGGAAATCACCCCTTTCGATATCAACCTGATCGGCGAATACAACGTCACCGGCGATATGTGGCAATATACTCCGCTGCTCGAAAAGCTCGGGATCCGGGTGCTTTCCACCCTCAGCGGTGACGGGCGGATAGCCCGTATCCGCACCGCCCATCGTGCTCGCCTCAATGTGCTGGTGTGTGCCAAGTCGCTGGTTTCGATGCCGCGCAAGATGCAGGAGCGTTACGGCATTCCTTTTATCTCCGTTTCGTTTTACGGCAAGCGCGACACAAGCGCCGCGATCCTGGCCATAGCCGAAGCGCTGGGGGATGCGGATCTGATCACCCGTACCAGGCAGCTCATTGCATGCGAAGAGGCCCGGTTGCAGGCGCGGCTGGCGCCCTTCCGGAAGATTTTTCATGGCAGAAAGGCTGTGTTGAATACCGGTGGCAACAAATCCTGGTCTATCGCTTCGGCTCTGCAGGACCTGGGTTTCGAAGTAGTGGCGACCTCGGTTCGCAAATCCACCGAGGCGGACAAGGAAAAGGCACGTCGGTATCTGGGAGAACAGGCGGTGCTGATGACTGATCCGGGCTCTCAGCAGGCCAGGATCATCGACGAAACCGGTGCCGACCTGCTGCTGGCCGGCGGGCGCAGCCTTTATACGGCTATCAAGAAAAAAATTGCCTTCGCCGATGTCAACCAGGAGAAAAAGAAAAGTTACGGCGGTTACCAAGGCTTGCTCAACCTTGCCGAGGATCTGAAGAACGCACTGGAAAATCCAGTGTTTAAAAATGTCGCACGGAGGGCCCCATGGGAGAACTGA
- a CDS encoding UbiX family flavin prenyltransferase yields MEGVVYMRQILVAITGASGAVYGLRLVEELLASQYRVTLLLSRSGRQVVKHETGLDWQGSVEERREKMRRHFGCGEALEHYDENDMFAPPASGSAAPMAMVVMPCSMGTVGRLAAGISGNLIERSADVALKEGHTLLLVPRETPLSTIHLRNLLHLSRAGARIVPAMPAFYGQPQSMAELIDFMVGKVLDGLGIGHRLFRRWGMTHHDVSARNRGKSRCRHASR; encoded by the coding sequence ATGGAAGGGGTTGTTTATATGCGGCAGATCCTTGTGGCCATAACCGGTGCTTCCGGCGCAGTGTACGGACTGCGGCTGGTTGAAGAACTGCTGGCGTCGCAATACCGTGTAACCCTGCTTTTGAGCCGCTCGGGAAGGCAGGTGGTGAAGCATGAAACCGGTCTCGATTGGCAGGGCAGCGTTGAAGAACGGCGGGAAAAAATGCGCAGGCATTTCGGTTGCGGCGAAGCCCTTGAGCATTACGATGAAAACGACATGTTCGCACCGCCTGCCAGCGGCTCCGCCGCACCGATGGCGATGGTGGTCATGCCCTGTTCCATGGGGACGGTCGGACGCCTGGCGGCCGGTATCAGCGGCAACCTCATCGAGCGTTCTGCCGACGTCGCTCTCAAGGAGGGGCACACGCTGCTGCTGGTGCCTCGCGAAACGCCGCTGTCGACCATCCATCTGCGTAACCTGCTGCACCTGTCCCGTGCCGGGGCGCGTATTGTGCCGGCGATGCCGGCCTTTTACGGGCAACCGCAAAGTATGGCGGAGCTGATCGATTTTATGGTCGGCAAGGTGCTCGACGGTCTCGGCATCGGTCACCGGTTGTTCCGGCGCTGGGGGATGACGCATCATGATGTCTCTGCCCGAAATCGCGGCAAAAGTCGATGCCGGCATGCGTCTCGGTGA
- a CDS encoding DUF190 domain-containing protein: MKLEGEQTLMRVFIGESDRWKSQPLHEALVEMLRREGFAGATVIKGIMGFGCHSVTHTDKLLRFSADLPVIVEVVDTPEKIKAIMPRIDDMMSGGMVTLENVHVIRYRKNENSCS; this comes from the coding sequence ATGAAGCTCGAAGGAGAACAGACGTTAATGCGGGTTTTCATCGGTGAGAGTGATCGCTGGAAATCCCAGCCCCTGCATGAGGCGCTTGTCGAGATGTTGCGCCGCGAGGGTTTTGCCGGCGCGACGGTGATCAAGGGCATTATGGGGTTTGGCTGCCACAGCGTAACCCATACCGACAAGCTGCTGCGCTTTTCCGCCGATCTTCCGGTGATTGTCGAGGTGGTCGACACCCCGGAGAAAATCAAGGCTATCATGCCTCGTATCGACGATATGATGTCCGGCGGCATGGTCACCCTGGAGAATGTGCACGTGATCCGTTACCGCAAAAATGAAAATTCCTGTAGCTGA
- the nifN gene encoding nitrogenase iron-molybdenum cofactor biosynthesis protein NifN — translation MGELNRHREKPLEINPIRLSQPMGAALAFLGVDRCMPLMHGGMGCTSFTKVFFTRHFCEPIAIQTTAVTDVAAVLDGGDGSIVEAVHNITRKVTPSLIGLHSTGITETKGDDIRGAAKQIKFPIVHVHTADFEGGLESGWGKTVTAMIEQLVEDRSELRSDKVVLLPHISMQPIEVEKLKEFIGSFGLQVVALPDLSTALDGHLGHKQGALSSGGVTVDEIFSLAEAGAVISIGESVKFSAAALLKKNPAMRHMHLDHVQGLVATDNLVEKLMDYAGLQQPSPTVVRWRKRLQDVMLDSHFALGQTRIMVTGEPDFLAGACQSLTEAGARIGLVLSSVDSPQLGRIEAERVVVGDLEDAEKLQSEYDLIIGNFHAEALARRYGKALVPRGFPCWEMIGNQLKNDLLYEGGAYFLCEAANAAEAMRMQHHAV, via the coding sequence ATGGGAGAACTGAACCGCCACAGAGAAAAACCGTTGGAAATCAACCCGATCCGCCTGTCACAGCCCATGGGTGCCGCCCTCGCGTTTCTCGGGGTCGACCGTTGCATGCCGCTGATGCACGGTGGCATGGGTTGCACTTCTTTTACGAAGGTGTTCTTTACACGCCATTTCTGTGAGCCGATCGCTATTCAGACCACCGCCGTCACCGACGTTGCCGCGGTGCTCGATGGCGGTGATGGCAGCATCGTCGAGGCGGTGCACAATATCACCAGAAAGGTCACCCCCAGCCTCATCGGGCTGCATTCCACCGGCATCACCGAAACCAAGGGGGACGATATCCGTGGCGCCGCCAAGCAGATCAAATTCCCCATCGTTCATGTGCACACTGCCGACTTTGAAGGCGGACTGGAGAGTGGATGGGGTAAAACCGTCACAGCCATGATCGAGCAGCTGGTGGAAGACCGGTCGGAGCTCCGGTCCGACAAAGTGGTATTGTTGCCGCATATTTCCATGCAGCCGATCGAGGTGGAAAAACTCAAGGAGTTTATCGGATCGTTCGGCCTGCAGGTCGTCGCTCTGCCGGATCTGTCCACCGCCCTGGATGGCCACCTGGGCCATAAACAGGGCGCCTTGAGCAGCGGCGGTGTCACCGTCGACGAGATCTTCTCCCTGGCGGAGGCCGGGGCGGTTATCTCTATCGGCGAGTCAGTGAAATTCAGCGCCGCGGCCCTGTTGAAGAAAAACCCCGCTATGCGGCATATGCACCTCGATCATGTGCAGGGGCTGGTGGCAACAGATAACCTGGTGGAAAAATTGATGGATTATGCCGGATTGCAACAGCCGTCACCAACGGTGGTACGCTGGCGCAAGCGTCTGCAGGACGTCATGCTCGACAGCCATTTTGCCCTGGGGCAGACCCGGATCATGGTCACTGGAGAACCTGATTTTCTGGCCGGTGCCTGTCAGTCCCTGACCGAGGCCGGGGCGCGTATCGGCCTCGTTCTGTCAAGCGTCGATTCGCCGCAGCTTGGTCGCATCGAAGCGGAACGGGTCGTGGTCGGAGATCTGGAGGACGCGGAAAAACTGCAGTCCGAATACGATCTTATCATCGGCAACTTCCACGCCGAAGCCCTTGCTCGCCGGTACGGCAAGGCTCTGGTGCCGCGGGGTTTCCCCTGCTGGGAGATGATCGGCAATCAATTGAAAAACGATCTTCTGTACGAAGGAGGTGCCTATTTTCTCTGCGAGGCGGCCAATGCCGCCGAGGCGATGCGAATGCAGCATCATGCCGTTTAG
- a CDS encoding UbiA-like polyprenyltransferase yields MQIFRKKLGYIHALLEMIAFSHSVFAFPFALLGALLAVLASDQWPTPGQLGWICVAMVGARSGAMGLNRIIDARLDAENPRTRGRHIPAGRVSRRSAWLLVAGSFAAFLVAAGMLNPLCLTLAPAVIALFVLYPYCKRFTSLCHAVLGMCLGAAPVGAWIALRGDVRWPVVLLGGAVLLWVAGFDILYALQDEGHDRQVGLHSLPVRLGTRRALQLARLLHALVLPLLLGVAAGGGLGGFFCAVCW; encoded by the coding sequence TTGCAAATTTTCCGAAAAAAACTGGGTTATATCCATGCCCTGCTGGAAATGATCGCATTTTCCCACTCGGTTTTTGCCTTTCCCTTTGCGTTGCTGGGCGCTCTGCTGGCGGTATTGGCCAGCGATCAATGGCCGACTCCCGGGCAACTGGGCTGGATTTGCGTGGCCATGGTCGGGGCCCGCTCCGGCGCCATGGGTCTCAACCGCATCATCGATGCCCGGCTCGATGCCGAAAACCCGCGCACCCGCGGACGCCATATCCCTGCCGGAAGGGTTTCGCGCCGCAGCGCCTGGTTGTTGGTCGCGGGATCCTTCGCCGCGTTTTTGGTAGCGGCCGGCATGCTCAATCCACTCTGTCTGACGCTGGCTCCGGCTGTTATCGCCCTGTTCGTTCTTTACCCCTACTGCAAACGATTTACCAGTCTGTGCCATGCGGTGCTGGGGATGTGCCTCGGCGCGGCCCCGGTCGGGGCGTGGATCGCCTTGCGTGGCGATGTGCGCTGGCCGGTAGTGCTGTTGGGGGGCGCCGTTTTGCTGTGGGTGGCGGGTTTCGATATTCTTTACGCGTTGCAGGACGAAGGGCACGATCGCCAGGTTGGTCTGCATTCGCTGCCGGTGCGCCTCGGCACGCGCCGCGCCCTGCAGCTGGCGCGTCTGCTCCATGCCCTGGTGCTGCCGCTGTTGCTCGGAGTCGCTGCCGGTGGCGGTTTGGGGGGATTTTTCTGTGCGGTGTGCTGGTGA